A stretch of Canis lupus baileyi chromosome 2, mCanLup2.hap1, whole genome shotgun sequence DNA encodes these proteins:
- the NKX1-1 gene encoding NK1 transcription factor-related protein 1 has protein sequence MSASGPAAPGDGPALQPPPPGPGPGPAPPAPAAAAAAAAARDTMDGRAELPAFPRAGPPPLAASDTVPAAPEGAGAARPGPPPRPTSFSVLDILDPNKFNSRRRRCVLLGPVAPAACAPCAPAPCAPAPAAPGRPPRAEELERRALAAAGGGAGAAAGAEPPHAGDPYKADEAEAGGYSSGGGGRSPSADSGDEAPDDDDDEDGAPDAGTARGAEEARGGGGGLAARGSGCPGAAEAEAPPSAVEEAAAPGPRGSSPGAPGPPGASAAAAAAAAGGAGTPPQGAAAATKPKRKRTGSDSKSGKPRRARTAFTYEQLVALENKFKATRYLSVCERLNLALSLSLTETQVKIWFQNRRTKWKKQNPGADTSAPTGGGGAPGPGAGPGAGLPGGLSPLSPSPPMGAPLAMHGPAGYPAHGPGGLVCAAQLPFLSSPAVLSPFVLGSQTYGAPAFYAPHL, from the exons ATGAGCGCCAGCGGCCCGGCGGCTCCCGGGGACGGCCCCGcgctgcagccgccgccgcccgggcccggcccggggcccgcaccgcccgcgcccgccgccgccgccgccgccgccgccgcccgggacACCATGGACGGGCGCGCCGAGCTGCCCGCCTTCCCGCGGGCCGGGCCCCCGCCGCTCGCCGCCAGCGACACGGTGCCCGCGGCGCCCGAAGGGGCCGGGGCGGCCCGGCCtggcccgccgccgcgccccacCTCCTTCTCGGTGCTGGACATTCTGGACCCCAACAAGTTCAACAGCAGAAGACGCCGCTGTGTGCTTCTGGGCCCCGTGGCGCCCGCCGCGTGCGCCCCGTGCGCTCCGGCCCCGTGCGCCCCGGCCCCCGCTGCCCCGGGACGCCCGCCGCGCGCAGAGGAGCTGGAGCGCCGCGCCCTCGCCGCCgcgggaggaggagctggagccgCCGCCGGAGCTGAGCCGCCGC ACGCCGGCGACCCCTACAAGGCGGACGAGGCCGAGGCCGGCGGCtacagcagcggcggcggcggccgcagcCCGAGCGCGGACAGCGGGGACGAGGCGcccgacgacgacgacgacgaggaCGGGGCTCCCGACGCGGGGACGGCGCGCGGCGCGGAGGAggcgcggggaggcggcggcggcctcgCGGCCCGCGGGTCGGGCTGCCCGGGCGCGGCCGAGGCGGAGGCGCCCCCCAGCGCGGTGGAGGAGGCggcagcccccggcccccgcgggAGCTCGCCCGGAGCCCCGGGCCCGCCCGGagcctcggcggcggcggcggcggcggcggcagggggCGCGGGGACCCCCCCTCAGGGCGCGGCGGCGGCCACCAAGCCCAAGCGGAAGCGCACGGGCTCCGACTCCAAGTCCGGGAAGCCGCGGCGCGCGCGCACCGCCTTCACCTACGAGCAGCTGGTGGCTCTGGAGAACAAGTTCAAGGCGACCCGCTACCTGTCGGTGTGCGAGCGCCTCAACCTGGCGCTGTCGCTAAGCCTCACCGAGACGCAGGTGAAGATCTGGTTCCAGAACCGGCGCACCAAGTGGAAGAAGCAGAACCCGGGCGCCGACACGAGCGCCCCGACCGGCGGCGGCGGGGCTCCGGGACCCGGCGCGGGCCCGGGGGCCGGGCTGCCCGGAGGCCTCAGCCCGCTCAGCCCGTCACCGCCCATGGGCGCGCCGCTCGCCATGCACGGCCCCGCGGGGTACCCGGCGCACGGGCCCGGCGGCCTGGTGTGCGCCGCGCAGCTGCCCTTCCTGTCCAGCCCGGCGGTGCTGTCGCCCTTCGTGCTGGGCTCACAGACCTACGGCGCGCCCGCCTTCTATGCGCCGCACCTCTGA